In Panacibacter ginsenosidivorans, the following proteins share a genomic window:
- a CDS encoding PPK2 family polyphosphate kinase translates to MNRIELNKIDSKAPKDADKEALKKELFSLHKKMFSLQHLFYANASKSMLIIFQGMDTSGKDGTIRHVFSCVNPLGVHASAFSEPCDKERVHDFLWRIYQQLPEKGMIRIFNRSHYEDILVPTVHRMLDDKLIERRYDYINSFEQQLEDSGTIILKFYLLISRDEQKKRLEKRLKDPLKKWKYKASDKTESKKWNDYIRTYENIISRCSPAIPWQVIPADDKWYRNYLVAKTIVGKLESLKMKYPGDEK, encoded by the coding sequence ATGAACCGTATTGAATTAAATAAGATAGATAGCAAAGCTCCGAAAGATGCAGACAAGGAAGCATTGAAAAAGGAACTTTTCTCGTTGCACAAAAAAATGTTTTCGCTGCAACATTTATTTTATGCAAATGCTTCAAAAAGTATGCTGATCATTTTCCAGGGCATGGATACATCTGGCAAAGATGGTACCATCCGGCATGTGTTTTCCTGTGTTAACCCGTTGGGAGTTCATGCTAGCGCATTCAGCGAACCTTGCGATAAAGAAAGGGTGCATGATTTTCTATGGCGCATTTATCAACAATTGCCGGAAAAAGGAATGATACGGATTTTTAACCGTTCACACTATGAGGATATTCTTGTTCCAACAGTTCATCGCATGCTCGATGATAAACTTATTGAACGCCGGTATGATTATATTAATTCTTTTGAGCAGCAGTTAGAAGACAGTGGAACTATTATTCTGAAATTTTACCTGCTCATCAGCAGGGATGAGCAGAAAAAAAGACTGGAAAAAAGATTGAAAGACCCATTGAAAAAGTGGAAATACAAAGCGTCAGATAAAACCGAATCCAAAAAATGGAATGATTATATCCGCACCTATGAAAATATTATCAGCCGCTGTAGTCCGGCTATTCCATGGCAGGTTATACCTGCGGATGATAAATGGTACAGGAATTACCTAGTGGCAAAAACGATAGTAGGCAAATTAGAATCTCTTAAAATGAAATATCCTGGTGATGAAAAATGA
- a CDS encoding efflux RND transporter periplasmic adaptor subunit, protein MKIFNYSVYLLVMTTMLLFIACNNKEEEHSGHNQQTEIAKDSNMKEMNEKDNANMDMNNMGSDSGNHTAHNEMEGMKMNDANDMRDTTAGETYWNSLPTNRTVISAQKVIAPVEGNMDFAFSGNGYITFDWRRNRKVPVRIGGRIERLYVKYNYQYVRKGEKILELYSPEINTYIEEFLYVNSTNDSILQNKARQKLLLLGLSATQIKQVEQTGLAPFTISIYSPFEGYVLFNPSGAAGMNKEGNASAGMGSGMNAGTDASPSIAPSGLPDNSIREGMYVSKDQTLFWINDFQEVWGIVAFTKENEKYIRKGLPVTVTSELFPEKPFQTSIQLMEQVYQDEQKFSQARVYLPNTAGILKQNSLITATVSIPVKSLMIPVGSVYYLGKIAIVWVRTGVTKEGSNVFQSRVVRIGHRDSNMVEILEGLNANEAIAKDAGYLADSESIIKY, encoded by the coding sequence ATGAAAATTTTCAATTACAGCGTATATCTGTTGGTCATGACAACCATGCTGCTGTTTATTGCTTGCAATAATAAAGAAGAAGAACACAGCGGTCATAATCAGCAAACAGAAATTGCTAAGGACAGCAATATGAAGGAGATGAATGAAAAGGACAACGCAAACATGGACATGAACAATATGGGCAGTGACAGCGGCAATCATACCGCACATAATGAAATGGAAGGAATGAAGATGAATGATGCTAATGATATGAGAGATACAACCGCCGGAGAAACATACTGGAATTCTTTGCCCACTAACCGAACTGTTATCTCTGCTCAAAAAGTAATTGCGCCGGTAGAAGGTAATATGGATTTTGCATTCAGCGGCAACGGGTATATCACTTTTGATTGGCGGCGCAACCGTAAAGTACCGGTGCGTATTGGTGGCCGTATTGAACGGTTATATGTAAAATACAATTACCAGTATGTTCGCAAAGGAGAAAAAATCCTTGAACTATACAGCCCGGAAATCAATACCTATATCGAAGAGTTTCTGTATGTAAACAGCACAAATGACTCGATACTTCAAAATAAGGCAAGACAAAAATTATTGTTGTTGGGACTTTCTGCAACACAGATAAAACAAGTTGAACAGACTGGTCTGGCTCCTTTCACGATTTCTATCTATAGCCCGTTTGAAGGATATGTATTATTCAATCCATCCGGCGCAGCAGGCATGAATAAAGAAGGCAATGCTTCTGCAGGTATGGGCAGCGGTATGAATGCAGGTACCGATGCATCTCCTTCCATTGCACCATCTGGTTTACCAGACAACAGCATTCGTGAAGGAATGTATGTAAGTAAAGATCAGACGCTGTTCTGGATAAATGACTTTCAAGAAGTATGGGGCATTGTAGCCTTTACTAAAGAAAATGAAAAATACATTCGCAAAGGATTGCCGGTAACTGTTACCAGCGAACTTTTTCCTGAAAAACCATTTCAAACTTCCATACAATTGATGGAACAGGTTTACCAGGACGAACAGAAGTTCAGCCAGGCAAGAGTTTACCTTCCAAATACTGCAGGAATATTAAAACAAAACTCCTTAATCACGGCTACTGTATCCATACCTGTGAAGTCATTAATGATCCCTGTGGGCAGCGTTTATTATCTCGGAAAAATTGCTATTGTATGGGTCCGCACAGGAGTTACGAAAGAAGGCAGTAATGTTTTTCAATCACGTGTAGTGCGTATCGGGCACAGGGATAGTAATATGGTTGAAATACTCGAAGGTCTTAATGCCAATGAAGCAATTGCCAAGGATGCTGGTTACCTGGCGGACAGCGAATCAATTATTAAATATTAA
- a CDS encoding DUF5676 family membrane protein, protein MNRIHIKSFGLATGITAALLYLGCAMVMKLTGPELTKEFFNSLLHGIDVITILRMDISITETVLGLMQTFMIAWLTGASIASNW, encoded by the coding sequence ATGAACCGCATTCATATTAAATCGTTTGGTTTGGCTACAGGCATCACTGCTGCTTTGCTCTATCTTGGTTGTGCTATGGTAATGAAGCTGACCGGACCGGAGTTAACGAAAGAATTTTTCAACAGCCTGTTACATGGCATTGATGTCATCACTATTCTGCGTATGGATATTTCAATTACAGAGACGGTACTTGGACTAATGCAAACATTTATGATAGCATGGCTAACCGGTGCAAGCATTGCAAGCAATTGGTAA
- a CDS encoding helix-turn-helix domain-containing protein translates to METLFIPSENDFKRWVREALKEYLEESFSPSSNLVEKEEPLLNRVEIAKLLRVSLVTLTDWMKRGLPCHKQRGRVYFMRSEVLEYIKTTRPNQFKFSKRFSEIKL, encoded by the coding sequence ATGGAGACTTTGTTTATTCCGTCAGAAAATGATTTTAAACGATGGGTAAGAGAGGCACTAAAAGAGTATCTTGAAGAATCATTCTCTCCATCATCAAACTTAGTTGAAAAGGAAGAGCCGCTTCTTAACCGGGTAGAAATAGCGAAACTTTTGCGTGTTTCGCTTGTTACATTAACCGATTGGATGAAACGTGGGCTACCTTGTCATAAACAAAGAGGTCGTGTTTACTTTATGCGATCAGAAGTGTTAGAGTATATCAAAACAACCCGTCCCAATCAATTCAAGTTTAGTAAACGTTTCTCAGAGATTAAGTTATAA
- a CDS encoding tRNA1(Val) (adenine(37)-N6)-methyltransferase, with the protein MPNNYFQFKQFTVQQEHCALKVCTDACLFGAWVAKKIRNSKSAVQNILDIGTGTGLLSLMLAQQTDAIIDAVEIDESAAMQARQNFKTSPWKERLSVYNNSIQEFAETKNQPYELIISNPPFFENDLRGDNIRRNIALHSSELSLDELLSAIDTYLKDNGSFAVLLPYHRTAYFEKLAGLKYFLQEKILVKQTPKHNYFRSMLLFGSTKVETKESEIIIREEDQQYSSAFTELLKDYYLYL; encoded by the coding sequence ATGCCCAACAATTATTTTCAATTCAAACAATTTACTGTTCAGCAGGAACACTGTGCTTTGAAGGTTTGCACAGATGCCTGCCTGTTTGGCGCATGGGTCGCAAAGAAAATCCGAAATTCAAAATCTGCAGTCCAAAATATACTTGACATTGGTACAGGTACAGGATTATTATCATTAATGCTTGCACAGCAAACAGATGCTATAATTGATGCTGTTGAGATTGATGAATCTGCTGCAATGCAAGCCAGGCAAAACTTTAAAACATCTCCATGGAAAGAAAGATTAAGTGTCTATAATAATTCTATACAGGAATTCGCAGAAACAAAAAATCAACCATACGAACTTATTATTAGTAACCCACCATTCTTTGAAAATGATTTGAGAGGCGATAACATAAGAAGGAATATTGCATTACACAGCTCAGAATTAAGTCTTGATGAATTGTTGAGTGCTATAGATACATACTTAAAAGACAATGGGTCATTTGCAGTATTATTACCCTATCACCGCACAGCATACTTTGAAAAGCTTGCAGGATTAAAATATTTTTTGCAGGAAAAAATTTTGGTAAAACAAACTCCAAAACACAATTATTTCAGAAGTATGTTATTGTTTGGCTCAACAAAGGTTGAAACAAAAGAAAGTGAAATAATCATTCGGGAAGAAGATCAACAATACAGCAGTGCTTTTACTGAATTACTAAAAGATTATTATCTCTATTTATGA
- a CDS encoding succinate dehydrogenase/fumarate reductase iron-sulfur subunit encodes MNLTLKVWRQQNSTDSGRFETYQVSDISSEMSFLEMFDVLNERLISEGKDPVAFDHDCREGICGMCSMYIDGKPHGPWQANTTCQLHMRAFKNGDTITVEPWRANAFPVIKDLVVDRTSFDRIVQAGGYISVNTGNAVDANALPIEKDKADASFAAAACIGCGACVAACKNSSAMLFLSAKVSHLALLPQGAPERKTRVLNMVAQMDKEGFGACTNTGACEATCPKEISLQNIARLNSEYLVASLVADK; translated from the coding sequence ATGAACCTCACACTTAAAGTGTGGAGACAACAGAACAGCACAGACAGCGGACGTTTTGAAACTTACCAGGTAAGCGATATTTCTTCTGAAATGTCTTTTCTTGAAATGTTTGATGTGCTGAATGAAAGGCTTATCAGCGAAGGCAAAGATCCGGTTGCATTCGATCACGACTGCCGTGAAGGTATTTGTGGTATGTGTTCTATGTATATCGATGGTAAACCTCATGGTCCGTGGCAGGCAAACACAACTTGCCAGTTGCACATGCGTGCATTTAAAAACGGAGACACGATCACTGTTGAGCCATGGCGTGCCAATGCTTTCCCTGTTATAAAAGATCTTGTTGTTGACAGAACTTCTTTCGATCGTATAGTACAGGCTGGCGGTTATATTTCTGTAAATACCGGTAATGCGGTTGACGCAAATGCCTTGCCCATAGAAAAAGATAAAGCTGATGCTTCATTTGCGGCGGCGGCTTGTATAGGTTGTGGTGCCTGCGTTGCAGCGTGTAAGAATAGTTCGGCTATGTTGTTCCTTTCTGCAAAAGTTTCGCACCTGGCATTGCTTCCGCAAGGTGCACCCGAACGCAAAACACGTGTATTGAATATGGTTGCGCAAATGGATAAGGAAGGTTTTGGGGCATGCACCAACACAGGTGCCTGCGAAGCAACTTGTCCTAAAGAAATCTCATTGCAGAACATTGCAAGACTCAACAGCGAATATCTTGTTGCAAGCCTTGTTGCAGATAAATAA
- a CDS encoding efflux RND transporter periplasmic adaptor subunit — MKNEICFIALITTLLIVASCTGKKSSDTKQQHSGHNADQPVKNDIDMVTITKRDEQYANITIDTVKVKTMAEYTTLLGTTSFDERKITVVTSRIRGRLDKLFVRNPQEMVSTGQPLYAIYSEELLSYENELLNALQQQAQFSNMKQVIDQLVEGARKKLLLWGLTAGQIGQLEKTGEASPLVTFYSPVSGTLVELTVGEGQYVEIGTPLFRMADLSQLWIEAQMYTSELRWLYEKPVIAVEFDAYPNEIFSAVPVFDNPSVEADQKISLVRFLITNRSHQLKPGMMAYVNIKRNEKKTIVIPKSSILVGNMITAWIKTGDGMYENRMIELGIQNKKEVEVISGLKEGELIVTNGAYLLNSALVLKKGAGMPGMEGMKM; from the coding sequence ATGAAGAATGAAATCTGTTTTATTGCGCTCATAACTACGCTTTTGATAGTTGCCTCATGTACCGGTAAAAAAAGCAGTGATACAAAGCAGCAGCACTCCGGACATAATGCCGATCAGCCTGTAAAGAATGATATAGATATGGTTACCATTACTAAGCGGGATGAACAATACGCTAATATCACCATTGATACAGTGAAAGTAAAAACAATGGCAGAATACACTACGCTGCTGGGCACTACCAGCTTTGATGAAAGAAAAATTACCGTGGTTACTTCCCGTATCCGGGGAAGGCTTGATAAATTATTTGTGCGCAACCCGCAGGAAATGGTAAGCACAGGACAGCCCTTGTATGCCATTTACAGTGAAGAACTGTTGTCGTATGAAAATGAGTTATTAAATGCTCTGCAGCAACAGGCGCAGTTCAGTAATATGAAACAGGTAATAGACCAATTGGTGGAAGGGGCAAGAAAAAAATTATTGCTATGGGGACTTACAGCAGGGCAGATAGGACAATTGGAAAAAACCGGTGAAGCATCTCCGCTTGTTACTTTTTACAGTCCGGTATCAGGTACACTGGTTGAACTGACTGTTGGTGAAGGTCAGTATGTTGAAATCGGCACTCCTTTATTTCGCATGGCAGATTTATCGCAACTCTGGATAGAAGCGCAGATGTACACCAGTGAACTAAGATGGCTTTATGAAAAGCCGGTCATTGCTGTTGAATTCGATGCTTATCCAAATGAAATTTTTTCTGCCGTCCCTGTATTTGATAACCCTTCCGTTGAGGCTGACCAAAAAATCAGCTTGGTTCGCTTCCTTATTACCAACCGGAGTCATCAGTTGAAGCCGGGAATGATGGCCTATGTCAATATAAAACGGAATGAAAAGAAAACAATTGTCATACCCAAGTCTTCAATATTAGTGGGCAATATGATCACAGCATGGATAAAAACCGGCGACGGCATGTATGAGAACCGGATGATAGAATTAGGCATTCAAAATAAAAAAGAAGTAGAAGTAATCAGCGGATTGAAGGAAGGTGAACTGATTGTTACAAATGGAGCTTACTTATTGAATAGTGCTCTGGTATTAAAAAAGGGAGCTGGCATGCCGGGCATGGAAGGAATGAAAATGTAA
- a CDS encoding DUF4138 domain-containing protein — protein MLFIQVLLKNQSSINYDIDLLRFSIKDQKRANRTASQERDLQPVYIAGNKAIVAADTQNVIVFAVPKFTIPEHQYLSFEVNELNGGRNLSVKINNRTITRAKQLPSFE, from the coding sequence ATACTTTTCATCCAGGTTTTATTAAAAAATCAATCTTCCATTAATTATGATATTGACCTGTTGAGGTTTAGTATTAAAGATCAAAAAAGAGCCAACCGAACGGCATCACAGGAAAGAGATTTACAACCAGTATATATAGCAGGAAATAAAGCAATTGTTGCAGCTGATACACAAAACGTAATTGTGTTTGCTGTCCCAAAATTCACCATACCTGAACATCAATATCTATCATTTGAAGTGAATGAATTGAATGGTGGCCGGAATTTATCTGTTAAGATCAACAACAGGACAATTACCAGAGCAAAGCAGTTGCCTTCATTTGAATAA
- a CDS encoding NAD(P)-dependent oxidoreductase: protein MFAIGLIKEGKTPNDNRVALTPSQCKWLQQHIPACTIKVQHSDTRCFTDNEYKQAGIELTDDLSACDILLGIKEVPIDMLIESKTYLFFSHTKKKQPYNKKLMHALVDKNITLIDYECLEHEDGQRIIGFGFFAGVVGAHNGVMAYGNRTGAFELGRVYKHKDYRELIHTYFGLRLPNIKIAVTGSGRVAHGILEIMNLMGVTEVEPDEYLERKFSYPVYVQLKGHDLYTHKELKTYKREHFHENPQQYRSRFLPFTRCTDILMNGIYWDVNYPRLFEKEDIDESFTIQTIADITDDMNGSIPVNLGDQTIEEPVYGINKKTFQKTEPYIHDSIDVMAVGNLPNELPRDASRYFGEQLLKYVLPDLLGKGSDIITRATILNKGKLTEAFMYMEDYARH, encoded by the coding sequence ATGTTTGCTATTGGGCTTATTAAAGAAGGAAAAACTCCAAATGATAACCGTGTGGCGCTTACACCATCGCAGTGTAAATGGCTGCAGCAGCATATTCCGGCTTGCACTATTAAAGTGCAGCATTCTGATACACGCTGCTTTACAGATAATGAATACAAACAGGCAGGTATTGAACTTACAGACGATCTTTCTGCATGTGATATTTTACTCGGTATAAAAGAAGTACCGATTGATATGCTGATTGAAAGCAAGACTTATCTTTTCTTTTCGCATACCAAAAAGAAACAGCCTTACAATAAAAAACTGATGCATGCATTGGTTGATAAAAATATAACCCTGATAGATTATGAATGCCTGGAGCATGAAGATGGTCAGCGTATTATTGGTTTTGGTTTTTTTGCAGGTGTTGTTGGTGCACACAATGGTGTAATGGCTTATGGAAACAGAACCGGTGCATTTGAATTAGGAAGAGTTTACAAACACAAAGATTACCGTGAATTGATCCATACTTATTTTGGATTGCGTTTGCCTAATATAAAAATTGCTGTTACAGGAAGTGGCCGTGTGGCGCACGGAATACTTGAGATCATGAATTTAATGGGTGTGACAGAAGTGGAGCCTGATGAATACCTGGAACGTAAATTCAGTTATCCTGTTTATGTTCAATTAAAAGGCCATGATCTTTATACGCACAAAGAATTGAAAACTTATAAGCGAGAACATTTTCATGAAAATCCACAGCAATATCGCAGCAGGTTTTTGCCATTTACACGTTGCACAGATATTCTTATGAATGGTATTTACTGGGATGTAAATTATCCGCGCCTGTTTGAGAAAGAAGATATTGATGAAAGCTTTACCATACAAACTATTGCTGATATTACAGATGATATGAATGGTTCCATTCCTGTTAACCTCGGCGATCAAACCATTGAAGAACCCGTGTATGGTATAAATAAAAAAACATTTCAAAAAACTGAACCTTATATTCATGACAGCATTGATGTAATGGCGGTAGGTAATTTACCAAACGAGTTACCAAGAGATGCAAGCCGTTATTTTGGTGAACAATTATTAAAATATGTTTTACCGGATCTTCTGGGCAAAGGCAGTGATATTATTACCCGTGCCACCATCCTTAATAAAGGAAAGCTTACAGAAGCATTTATGTACATGGAAGATTATGCCAGGCATTAA
- a CDS encoding cupin domain-containing protein yields the protein MAHTNQIIYNPENKQQIEFLQTAKDTNGAMLEMISTYGPFSTRPPSHYHPYQSEDFLVMEGELTVQLGRGIKTLKKGDAIHISQNEPHAMWNNGSEKAVINWKVQPALDTEYMFENACNIAIKNIHNKRKTTIIQKIMLARKYKNMFRLAKPSYSLQQIIFWLITPLTLKADFDRITYSD from the coding sequence ATGGCACACACTAACCAAATAATTTATAACCCCGAGAACAAACAGCAAATAGAATTTTTGCAAACTGCAAAAGATACAAATGGAGCAATGCTGGAAATGATTTCCACCTATGGGCCATTCTCAACTCGTCCCCCATCTCACTATCATCCGTATCAGTCAGAAGATTTTTTGGTAATGGAAGGAGAATTAACAGTACAACTGGGAAGAGGAATTAAAACATTGAAGAAAGGTGATGCCATTCATATTTCTCAAAACGAACCACACGCTATGTGGAACAACGGTAGTGAAAAAGCAGTTATCAACTGGAAAGTGCAACCTGCATTAGATACAGAATACATGTTTGAAAATGCCTGCAACATTGCAATTAAAAACATACATAATAAAAGAAAAACAACTATCATTCAAAAAATAATGCTTGCGAGGAAATATAAAAATATGTTCAGACTGGCAAAGCCATCTTATTCATTACAGCAAATTATTTTCTGGTTAATTACACCTTTAACTCTAAAAGCTGATTTTGATCGTATTACATACTCAGATTAA
- a CDS encoding DUF5005 domain-containing protein, translating into MKNYLTTALLLLLLASCKKEFTTTSADSANAVDASNETAALTTVKATYWDSVFTRYGGGWTGGDVAVSYKLPDNRVMWLWGDSFLDTVYPDRHRPIIGFIHNQVTTMNLQGGDFTTYYGGNRQNPLPYFNTGGSRYYWPNLACMNQQKTQVYVFMDKIKATGDGGAFGFKTVGVDVAILNYPDLSIKEIRPFSTGSVINWVGASYEGDDGYIYIYGVESTKYNKYARVCRTPKNNPLSTVTYYNGTTWASAPEQNGRLLGGLSENFSFFSYQGKYYLLSQENLLGPKIYLYDAASPTGPFTNKRLVYTTPTQVDNWTVITYNATAHPEFITADGKLLVGYCTNEIEKGTGIWKDADTYRPYFVWLSNWQ; encoded by the coding sequence ATGAAAAATTATTTAACCACTGCATTGCTGTTATTATTATTAGCTTCCTGTAAAAAGGAATTCACTACAACATCTGCAGATTCTGCCAATGCAGTTGATGCTTCAAATGAAACTGCAGCTCTTACAACAGTAAAAGCAACTTACTGGGATAGTGTCTTTACACGGTATGGTGGCGGCTGGACAGGAGGTGATGTTGCCGTTTCTTACAAACTTCCCGATAACCGAGTAATGTGGCTTTGGGGAGATTCATTCCTTGACACAGTTTATCCTGATCGTCATCGTCCAATTATTGGCTTTATTCATAACCAGGTAACCACTATGAATTTGCAGGGTGGAGATTTCACTACTTACTATGGTGGCAACAGACAAAACCCCTTGCCCTATTTTAATACAGGAGGCAGCAGGTATTACTGGCCGAATCTTGCATGTATGAACCAGCAGAAAACACAGGTGTATGTTTTTATGGATAAAATAAAAGCAACAGGCGATGGTGGTGCATTTGGTTTTAAAACAGTTGGCGTTGATGTTGCCATTCTTAACTATCCTGATCTTTCCATCAAAGAAATAAGACCATTCAGCACAGGCTCCGTCATTAATTGGGTAGGTGCTTCTTATGAAGGAGATGATGGCTACATTTATATTTATGGTGTAGAGAGTACGAAATATAATAAGTATGCAAGAGTTTGCCGTACTCCGAAAAACAATCCATTAAGCACAGTTACTTACTATAATGGCACTACATGGGCAAGTGCCCCCGAACAAAACGGGAGATTGCTCGGCGGCCTTTCAGAAAATTTTTCTTTCTTCTCTTACCAGGGAAAATATTATTTGCTTTCGCAGGAGAATCTGCTTGGCCCAAAGATCTATTTGTACGATGCTGCATCACCAACAGGCCCTTTTACCAATAAACGTTTGGTTTATACTACTCCAACACAGGTCGATAACTGGACAGTTATTACCTATAATGCCACAGCACATCCTGAATTTATAACTGCAGATGGCAAATTACTGGTTGGCTATTGCACCAATGAAATTGAAAAAGGTACCGGCATCTGGAAAGACGCAGATACTTACAGGCCTTATTTTGTCTGGTTAAGTAACTGGCAATAA
- a CDS encoding TolC family protein, with product MKKILIYVLLLQVITSIKVTAQDTARLGMQDLFAEIDKSYPLLQLYESKIASVRSLVEGAKAWMPPTVAFAFDRFPYRLSLIKEMTPDNQAGLMFSVQQMIPNSAKLNAKKDYFASLENVQYNDVEWQKNILHFTARLYYYRRYTAEQKLKVIKEYRDLLNMLIKTAKDKYAFNQADLPTIFKAEASLSELGNMETMLFSQIAESNIGLNTLMSRDVNTPFFIDSLLTPKDYSSEYLIALDSSQLLRNDILAVESRIRSMKFNQRWTATGSKPDFGVQFSHGQMFGMPNQFSIMGMMTIPIVPWSSKMYKSEVKSMGFEIQAMQKEKSTMQLMATQMIREKITMLVYETRQLDNYDKNVLPSYQKNLESNMLTYRQNTGNFFVLLDAWNMLLMKQLERIDKLGQVFTLQSEYEYQREIK from the coding sequence ATGAAAAAAATATTGATATACGTTTTATTGCTACAGGTAATAACTTCTATAAAAGTTACCGCGCAGGATACTGCAAGGCTTGGTATGCAGGATTTATTTGCTGAAATTGACAAAAGCTATCCGCTGTTGCAATTATATGAATCAAAAATAGCTTCTGTCCGTTCTTTGGTAGAAGGCGCCAAGGCCTGGATGCCACCAACGGTGGCCTTTGCTTTTGACAGGTTTCCTTACCGCTTATCTCTTATAAAGGAAATGACACCGGATAACCAGGCGGGCCTTATGTTTTCTGTGCAGCAAATGATTCCCAATTCGGCTAAGTTAAATGCAAAAAAGGATTACTTCGCATCGTTGGAAAATGTGCAGTATAATGATGTGGAGTGGCAGAAAAATATTCTGCATTTTACAGCAAGGCTTTACTACTATCGCCGCTATACTGCTGAGCAAAAACTAAAAGTAATCAAAGAATACCGGGACCTGCTTAATATGCTTATCAAAACGGCAAAAGATAAATACGCTTTTAACCAGGCCGATCTTCCAACCATCTTTAAAGCCGAAGCATCATTAAGTGAACTGGGTAATATGGAGACGATGTTGTTTTCACAAATAGCCGAAAGCAATATCGGTCTGAATACATTGATGAGCCGTGATGTAAATACCCCTTTCTTTATTGACAGCTTATTAACTCCGAAAGATTACAGCAGTGAATACTTGATTGCATTAGACAGCTCACAGCTATTGCGAAACGATATTCTTGCTGTTGAAAGCCGTATCCGTTCCATGAAGTTTAATCAACGATGGACTGCTACCGGCTCAAAACCTGATTTTGGTGTTCAATTTTCGCATGGCCAAATGTTTGGTATGCCCAACCAATTTTCCATCATGGGTATGATGACAATACCCATCGTGCCATGGTCTTCTAAAATGTATAAGTCGGAAGTAAAATCAATGGGCTTTGAAATTCAGGCTATGCAAAAGGAAAAATCAACCATGCAACTAATGGCCACGCAAATGATACGCGAAAAAATAACCATGCTTGTTTATGAAACCCGGCAACTGGATAACTATGATAAAAACGTATTGCCTTCCTATCAAAAAAACCTGGAAAGCAACATGCTGACCTACAGGCAAAACACGGGAAACTTTTTTGTATTGCTGGATGCATGGAATATGCTGCTCATGAAACAACTGGAACGCATTGATAAACTGGGACAGGTATTTACTTTACAGTCAGAATACGAGTATCAACGGGAAATTAAATAA